A section of the Spirosoma pollinicola genome encodes:
- the mraY gene encoding phospho-N-acetylmuramoyl-pentapeptide-transferase, which yields MLYYLFQFLDERYNFPGAGVFQYISFRALGAVITSLLIAAIFGRRIIDTLRNLQIGESIRDLGLEGQMQKRGTPTMGGFIILASLLIPALLFAKLSNVYVVLALVSTVWTGLIGFLDDYIKVFKKNKEGLEGKFKVVGQVGLGLIVGLTLSFNDYVKIRKYAPRLLNTSNVPDIYTDIKSTLTTVPFVKNNEFDYSSLLFGFVPDSYTWIIYVIICIFIITAVSNGANITDGIDGLAAGTSVIIGLTIGVLAYLSGNKVFSQYLNIMYIPNAGELVIFCAAFVGACVGFLWYNSYPAQVFMGDTGSLMLGGVIAVLFLAIRKELMIPIICGIFLVELVSVIMQVSYFKYTKRKYGEGRRIFLMSPLHHHFQKKGYHEAKLVTRFWIVGIMLAVLALVTLKLR from the coding sequence ATGCTCTATTACCTCTTCCAGTTTCTTGACGAACGCTACAACTTTCCCGGCGCGGGTGTTTTTCAATATATTTCGTTCCGTGCGCTTGGTGCCGTTATTACCTCCCTGCTAATCGCGGCCATATTTGGTCGGCGAATTATCGACACGCTGCGTAACCTTCAAATTGGCGAGTCCATCCGCGATTTGGGGCTTGAAGGTCAGATGCAGAAACGAGGTACACCAACGATGGGCGGCTTTATTATTCTGGCATCGCTATTGATTCCGGCCCTGCTGTTTGCTAAACTGTCGAACGTATATGTTGTGCTTGCGCTGGTGTCAACCGTCTGGACGGGATTAATTGGTTTCCTGGACGATTACATTAAGGTTTTCAAAAAGAATAAAGAAGGGCTGGAAGGTAAATTCAAAGTAGTCGGTCAGGTCGGCCTGGGGTTGATTGTTGGGTTGACATTATCGTTTAATGATTACGTTAAAATCCGAAAATATGCTCCCCGGCTACTGAACACCTCGAATGTGCCGGACATCTATACCGATATTAAATCTACACTGACAACCGTACCGTTTGTTAAGAATAACGAGTTTGATTACAGCTCACTATTGTTTGGCTTTGTGCCAGACAGTTATACCTGGATCATTTACGTAATTATCTGCATATTCATTATTACCGCAGTATCGAACGGAGCCAATATCACCGACGGTATTGATGGTCTGGCAGCGGGGACATCGGTTATTATCGGACTTACAATTGGCGTGTTAGCTTACCTGTCTGGTAACAAGGTCTTTTCGCAATATCTCAACATCATGTACATTCCTAACGCCGGGGAGTTAGTAATTTTCTGTGCGGCTTTTGTAGGGGCGTGCGTTGGCTTTCTATGGTACAACTCGTACCCTGCTCAGGTATTTATGGGCGATACGGGTAGTTTGATGCTGGGTGGTGTCATCGCTGTATTGTTTCTGGCCATTCGAAAGGAGTTGATGATTCCTATTATTTGCGGTATTTTCCTGGTCGAGCTGGTATCGGTCATTATGCAAGTCAGCTACTTCAAGTACACCAAGCGAAAGTATGGCGAAGGCAGGCGAATCTTCCTGATGTCTCCGCTACACCACCATTTTCAGAAGAAAGGCTACCACGAAGCCAAGCTGGTAACGCGCTTCTGGATTGTCGGTATTATGCTGGCTG